The Deltaproteobacteria bacterium genome has a segment encoding these proteins:
- a CDS encoding ammonia-forming cytochrome c nitrite reductase subunit c552, translating to MKRSAWVVVVLVGALSAYLLSGSAMGEPKGSSDVGSEAEIYGPMTVRAVPKAAKPADPPVKEEKCFECHDEIQALKKDGKHAKVNCAGCHDGTADHLKDSDKRPVTRVDLETCGGCHPDQYASFGTLNLKKTARTEKSLLTERSPNPYWDKLMMGHGFTKEHANPRSHAYMLVDHLIVDRAYGGRFQAKDGWGYVSQPGPVAAWDVLVDKYPDSKEHKAFLPESAPAANPTCLQCKTQDQILKWKYMGDKDEKAKWDRSSNVVEFVKDLNHSLNCFMCHDPHAAKPRIVRDGLIQALTRPEKDTLWHKDPKATKIDVKEFRGGFRKIALLSKYDAKLQCGQCHVEYNCNPGFDPKTGEYSIKAPDQRTNHFPFKNVLSIYDHYNDLGFRDFKHGLTGGLLWKAQHPEAETFWGSTHDRAGASCDSCHMPKVRNAAGKVYTSHWQTSPRNYLKQTCLTSKCHPKLTELQAAYEIDSIRNFTKGKMRKAEYWLSALIDKIVEGKKAGIPAEALREAQEQHQKAHILWEWWTAENSDGFHNPSLARESLTRSVEESKRGIKVVSDAMEKKTASK from the coding sequence ATGAAGCGGTCTGCATGGGTCGTGGTCGTCCTGGTGGGCGCCCTGTCTGCGTACCTGTTGTCCGGCAGCGCGATGGGGGAACCGAAAGGGAGCTCCGACGTCGGCAGCGAGGCGGAGATCTACGGGCCGATGACGGTCCGCGCGGTCCCGAAGGCCGCGAAGCCGGCGGATCCTCCCGTCAAGGAGGAGAAGTGCTTCGAGTGCCACGACGAGATCCAGGCGCTGAAGAAGGACGGCAAGCACGCGAAGGTCAACTGCGCCGGGTGCCACGACGGGACGGCCGACCACCTGAAGGACAGCGACAAGCGGCCGGTCACGCGCGTGGATCTCGAGACGTGCGGCGGCTGCCACCCGGACCAGTACGCCAGCTTCGGCACCTTGAACCTGAAGAAGACGGCCCGGACCGAGAAGTCGCTCCTCACCGAGCGGTCCCCGAACCCGTACTGGGACAAGCTGATGATGGGGCACGGCTTCACCAAGGAGCACGCCAACCCCCGCAGCCACGCCTACATGCTCGTCGACCACCTGATCGTCGACCGGGCGTACGGCGGGAGGTTCCAGGCGAAGGACGGCTGGGGATACGTGTCGCAGCCGGGGCCGGTCGCGGCGTGGGACGTCCTGGTGGATAAATACCCGGATAGCAAGGAGCACAAGGCGTTCCTTCCCGAGAGCGCCCCCGCCGCCAACCCCACCTGCCTGCAGTGCAAGACGCAGGACCAGATCCTCAAGTGGAAATACATGGGGGACAAGGACGAGAAGGCGAAGTGGGACCGCTCGTCCAACGTGGTGGAGTTCGTAAAGGACCTGAACCATTCGCTCAACTGCTTCATGTGCCACGACCCGCACGCGGCGAAGCCGCGGATCGTGCGCGACGGCCTGATCCAGGCGCTGACCCGCCCGGAGAAGGACACGCTCTGGCACAAGGACCCCAAGGCCACGAAGATCGACGTGAAGGAGTTCCGCGGCGGTTTCCGCAAGATCGCGCTGCTTTCGAAGTACGACGCGAAGCTGCAGTGCGGGCAGTGCCACGTGGAATACAACTGCAACCCGGGGTTCGACCCGAAGACCGGCGAATACTCCATCAAGGCCCCGGATCAGCGAACGAACCACTTCCCGTTCAAGAACGTCCTCTCGATCTACGACCATTACAACGACCTGGGATTCCGGGATTTCAAGCACGGGCTGACGGGGGGTCTGCTATGGAAGGCGCAGCACCCGGAGGCGGAGACGTTCTGGGGGTCGACGCACGACAGGGCGGGGGCGAGCTGCGACAGCTGCCACATGCCGAAGGTCCGCAACGCCGCGGGGAAGGTGTACACCTCGCACTGGCAGACGAGTCCGAGGAACTACCTGAAGCAGACGTGCCTGACCTCGAAATGCCACCCGAAGCTCACGGAGCTGCAGGCGGCGTACGAGATCGATTCGATCCGCAACTTCACCAAGGGGAAGATGCGGAAGGCCGAGTACTGGCTCTCCGCGCTGATCGACAAGATCGTGGAGGGGAAGAAGGCGGGGATCCCGGCCGAGGCGCTCCGGGAGGCGCAGGAGCAGCACCAGAAGGCGCACATCCTGTGGGAGTGGTGGACGGCGGAGAACTCCGACGGCTTCCACAACCCGTCGCTCGCGCGGGAGTCGCTGACCCGTTCGGTCGAGGAGTCGAAGAGGGGGATCAAGGTCGTAAGCGACGCGATGGAGAAGAAGACGGCGTCGAAGTAG
- a CDS encoding aldo/keto reductase, with protein MEAYVTRTPPPCATRRDFLKMVVAAGAVAAAPPLPSAAESLPPATEEKRPLGKTGFRVSTVGFGAMITRDPEVIRAAIDRGVDYIDTADCYMGGENERIVGRAIAGVRDKVVLATKVHIAPPAEMIRSAENSLRSLKVDVIDVLQLHGISTEEEVTDPRAREALRMLIDQGKIRVAGVTTHSGQETVLRAVRKHGFYKTVLVAYNFRSDSGVTAAVKGALGLSEGLSNAIRSVGASGVGVVAMKTQAGGYPSPPGGASPHQAALAWVLSNPGVATTIPSMTTYAQLTDNLGARGRRLTFSDRVALRRYAMEIGDRHCSLCGACDGACPNGVDVPSVLRTLAYRDGYRQEAFARASYAALPPGRNAAACGECSSCAVSCPLRLPVARLSRRAHTALSG; from the coding sequence ATGGAGGCGTACGTGACGCGAACCCCTCCCCCCTGCGCCACACGAAGGGATTTCCTGAAAATGGTCGTCGCCGCGGGCGCGGTCGCCGCCGCGCCTCCGTTGCCGTCCGCGGCGGAATCCCTTCCCCCCGCCACGGAGGAGAAGCGGCCCCTCGGGAAGACCGGCTTCCGCGTGTCGACCGTCGGGTTCGGCGCGATGATCACCCGCGACCCGGAGGTGATCCGCGCCGCCATCGACCGCGGAGTGGATTACATCGACACGGCCGACTGCTACATGGGGGGAGAGAACGAGCGGATCGTCGGGCGCGCGATCGCGGGCGTCCGCGACAAGGTGGTGCTGGCGACCAAGGTCCACATCGCCCCTCCGGCCGAGATGATCCGGTCGGCGGAGAACAGCCTCCGGTCGCTCAAGGTCGACGTCATCGACGTCCTGCAGCTCCACGGGATTTCGACCGAGGAGGAGGTGACCGACCCCCGCGCCCGCGAAGCGCTCCGGATGCTCATCGACCAAGGGAAGATCCGCGTCGCCGGGGTGACGACCCACTCCGGACAGGAGACCGTGCTCCGGGCCGTCCGGAAGCACGGCTTCTACAAGACGGTCCTCGTGGCGTACAACTTCCGCTCCGACTCCGGTGTGACCGCCGCGGTCAAGGGAGCGCTGGGGTTGAGCGAAGGATTGTCCAACGCGATACGGTCGGTCGGCGCGTCGGGGGTCGGGGTCGTCGCGATGAAGACGCAGGCGGGGGGGTACCCGTCGCCCCCCGGCGGGGCGAGCCCGCACCAGGCCGCGCTGGCGTGGGTTCTTTCGAATCCCGGCGTCGCCACGACGATCCCGAGCATGACGACGTACGCGCAGCTTACCGACAATCTCGGCGCGCGGGGGAGGCGGCTTACGTTTTCCGACCGGGTCGCCCTCCGCCGCTACGCGATGGAGATCGGGGACCGGCACTGCTCCCTGTGCGGCGCGTGCGACGGCGCCTGCCCCAACGGCGTCGACGTGCCGTCGGTCCTCCGGACGCTCGCGTACCGCGACGGATACCGCCAGGAAGCGTTCGCGCGCGCCTCGTACGCCGCTCTTCCCCCCGGCCGGAACGCCGCGGCGTGCGGGGAGTGCTCGTCGTGCGCGGTCTCCTGCCCGCTGCGCCTGCCGGTGGCGCGCTTATCCCGCCGGGCCCACACCGCGTTGTCCGGGTGA
- a CDS encoding PAS domain S-box protein yields the protein MNESAVERTVFPREQWIRFGVVGLLVPAILYAAYRNNPVLSHDITEMFSVIVACGIFMLTWNARELIDNHYFVFLGIAYLFVGAIDYLHTLSFAGTISRESHGVSIELWFAARYLQSFALVAAPVFAYRKTRPGIVLAGFATAAVLLVAAVHQGVLQDFYVPDKGLTSAKALSDHIVSAIQLLSIGTLWLAREKFDRKVLRLLVLSVLFSIAAEMSADLYRDAYIYNSVIGHYLKVVSFYLVYLAVVTTGLIRPYGLLFRNLKRSEEELRAARDGLETRVSERTAELRAVNERLEKELAERQRAVEMRELILDLHHLTHSKESVRDFLSSVSVFLQERFGFKAIGIRYRRGADYPYFEARGFPQEFVEAEMSLCAGDRGAASGGGNGENPPYECACGAVIAGKGDPCRAFFTPYGTFWTNGASDLVAGNEAARALVTRGRCVRQGYESIALVPLRLGDVAFGLLQFNDRRKGVFHPHLLSQLERVAENIGAALSRLLALEALQESEDRFRSLVENSMVGILIVADGRIVFHNPRQERITGKIPDGIPFRELGQVHPDDAGEFERLCAAAAHPGPERLEVDVRLLVPEGGGGRGSVRWLHCQANPVVFRGVASLLVDTVDITRVKELEQAVTAREKLASIGQLAAGIAHEIRNPLSGININISTLELLCRRAEGLEPDEREKIETVVAQAKAASEKISSVIRRVMEFSKPAPPRMDRVDINRVVREALSISEMTRRKGKVEFREALSPEPLPCHGDPALLEQVVLNLITNAMQAMESMDGKGTITVGAERVGDKAVIRVADTGPGVPEHLRERIFEPFYTTRREGHGIGLSFSNRIVSDHGGRLSVRPAEGGGAEFRIELPLKEERSPT from the coding sequence GTGAACGAATCCGCGGTCGAACGGACCGTCTTCCCGCGGGAACAGTGGATCCGGTTTGGCGTCGTGGGGCTGCTGGTCCCCGCGATCCTCTACGCGGCGTACAGGAACAACCCGGTCCTTTCCCACGACATCACCGAGATGTTCAGCGTGATCGTGGCGTGCGGCATCTTCATGCTGACGTGGAACGCCCGGGAATTGATCGACAACCACTACTTCGTCTTCCTCGGGATCGCCTACCTGTTCGTAGGGGCGATCGACTACCTGCACACCCTTTCCTTCGCCGGCACCATCTCGCGGGAGAGCCACGGCGTCTCGATAGAGCTGTGGTTCGCCGCGCGATACCTCCAGAGCTTCGCCCTCGTCGCCGCTCCCGTGTTCGCGTACCGGAAGACCCGCCCGGGGATCGTCCTGGCCGGCTTCGCGACGGCGGCCGTCCTGCTGGTCGCCGCGGTGCATCAGGGGGTTCTCCAGGACTTCTACGTGCCCGACAAGGGATTGACGTCCGCCAAGGCGCTGAGCGACCACATCGTGTCCGCCATCCAGCTGCTCTCGATCGGCACCCTCTGGCTGGCGCGCGAAAAATTCGACCGGAAGGTGCTGCGCCTCCTTGTCCTCTCCGTACTCTTCTCGATTGCCGCGGAGATGTCGGCCGACCTGTACCGCGACGCCTACATCTACAACAGCGTGATCGGGCACTATCTCAAGGTGGTCTCTTTCTACCTGGTCTACCTCGCGGTCGTCACCACCGGTCTCATCCGTCCCTACGGGCTGCTGTTCCGGAACTTGAAGAGGAGCGAGGAGGAGCTTCGCGCCGCGAGGGACGGTCTGGAGACGAGGGTCTCGGAGCGGACGGCGGAGCTGCGCGCCGTGAACGAGCGGCTGGAGAAGGAGCTGGCCGAGCGGCAGCGGGCGGTGGAGATGCGGGAGCTGATCCTGGACCTCCACCACCTCACCCACTCCAAGGAGTCGGTCCGGGATTTCCTCTCGTCCGTCTCGGTGTTCCTCCAGGAGCGGTTCGGGTTCAAGGCGATCGGGATCCGGTACCGCCGGGGCGCCGACTACCCGTACTTCGAGGCGCGCGGCTTCCCGCAGGAATTCGTCGAGGCCGAGATGAGCCTTTGTGCCGGGGACCGGGGCGCGGCATCCGGGGGGGGAAACGGGGAGAATCCGCCGTACGAATGCGCCTGCGGGGCGGTCATCGCCGGGAAGGGAGATCCGTGCCGTGCGTTCTTCACCCCTTACGGGACGTTCTGGACCAACGGCGCCTCGGACCTCGTCGCCGGGAACGAGGCGGCGAGAGCGCTCGTCACCCGCGGCCGGTGCGTCCGGCAAGGGTACGAGTCGATCGCGCTGGTCCCCTTGCGCCTGGGCGACGTCGCCTTCGGGCTGCTGCAGTTCAACGACCGGCGGAAGGGGGTGTTCCACCCGCACCTGCTGTCCCAGCTCGAGCGGGTCGCCGAGAACATCGGCGCCGCGCTGTCCCGCCTGCTGGCCCTGGAGGCGCTCCAGGAAAGCGAGGACCGTTTCCGCTCCCTGGTGGAGAACTCCATGGTCGGCATCCTGATCGTCGCCGACGGGCGGATCGTCTTCCACAACCCGCGGCAGGAGAGGATTACAGGGAAAATTCCCGACGGGATCCCTTTCCGCGAGCTCGGGCAGGTCCACCCGGACGACGCCGGGGAGTTCGAACGGCTCTGCGCCGCCGCCGCGCACCCCGGGCCGGAACGGCTGGAGGTGGACGTCCGCCTCCTCGTCCCGGAAGGGGGCGGGGGGCGCGGGTCGGTCCGGTGGCTCCATTGCCAGGCGAACCCGGTCGTCTTCCGGGGGGTCGCGTCGCTCCTGGTCGACACGGTGGACATCACCCGGGTGAAGGAGCTGGAGCAAGCCGTGACCGCGCGCGAGAAGCTCGCCTCGATCGGGCAGCTCGCGGCGGGGATCGCCCACGAGATCCGAAACCCCCTCTCCGGGATCAACATCAACATCTCAACGCTCGAGCTGCTCTGCCGGAGGGCGGAAGGGCTGGAACCGGATGAACGGGAGAAGATCGAGACGGTCGTCGCGCAGGCGAAGGCGGCTTCGGAGAAGATCTCCTCCGTCATCCGGCGCGTGATGGAGTTCTCGAAGCCGGCGCCGCCGCGGATGGACCGGGTGGATATCAACCGGGTCGTCCGGGAAGCGCTCTCCATCTCGGAAATGACGCGTCGCAAGGGGAAGGTGGAGTTCCGCGAGGCCCTGTCCCCGGAGCCGCTTCCGTGCCATGGGGACCCCGCCCTCCTCGAGCAGGTCGTCCTGAACCTGATCACGAACGCCATGCAGGCGATGGAGTCAATGGACGGAAAGGGGACGATCACCGTCGGGGCGGAGCGGGTGGGGGACAAGGCGGTCATCCGGGTGGCCGATACGGGGCCCGGCGTTCCCGAACATCTGCGGGAAAGGATCTTCGAGCCGTTCTACACGACCCGGAGGGAAGGGCACGGGATCGGCCTCTCCTTCAGCAACCGGATCGTCTCCGACCACGGCGGCCGGCTGTCGGTGCGTCCCGCGGAGGGGGGCGGCGCGGAGTTCCGCATCGAACTTCCGCTGAAAGAGGAAAGGAGCCCGACATAG
- a CDS encoding sigma-54-dependent Fis family transcriptional regulator yields the protein MEPWKVFVVDDEESVREGIRIALEPRYRVRAFGDAESAVEGVKEDPPDLVLMDIGLPGMSGIEGLRAVKSLRPEILVIVITAYEDVQTVVAAMKGGAFDYVVKPLHAETVEASVEKALETVRLQKEVRELQERCLRDNVPLFIGESHAIRDVMEFVESVAKSPDTPVLILGPTGTGKELVAAAIHYRSPNFRGPLVSVNCAAIPRELLESELFGYEKGAFTGAAHTGKKGLVEEASGGTLFLDEVGDLSPEAQSKLLRFLEDGEFYRVGGTRRFRASARVVSATNKAIEELMEKGSFREDLYYRLAVVRVAVPALAQRPDDILPIARHFLVEFSGKFGRAVAGFSPEAEESLLSHAWEGNVRELRNVVERAVLTGKGTQVSAADLRLGPGGAGARPAGTGNGIPAPPLSSSGVNLASILESIEKRYIGDALRLAGGNETRAAQLLAINYHTFRYRRRKLGL from the coding sequence ATAGAACCCTGGAAGGTATTCGTCGTCGACGACGAGGAGAGCGTGCGGGAGGGAATCCGGATCGCGCTGGAGCCGCGGTACCGCGTGCGGGCGTTCGGCGATGCGGAATCCGCCGTGGAGGGCGTGAAGGAGGATCCGCCCGACCTGGTCCTGATGGACATCGGGCTGCCCGGCATGAGCGGGATCGAGGGGCTCCGCGCGGTCAAGTCCCTGCGCCCGGAGATCCTGGTGATCGTGATCACCGCGTACGAGGACGTGCAGACGGTCGTGGCGGCGATGAAGGGTGGCGCGTTCGACTACGTCGTGAAGCCGCTGCACGCGGAAACGGTGGAGGCGTCGGTCGAAAAGGCGCTGGAGACGGTCCGCCTCCAGAAAGAGGTGCGGGAGCTGCAGGAGCGGTGCCTCCGGGACAACGTCCCCCTCTTTATCGGGGAGAGCCACGCGATCCGCGATGTGATGGAGTTCGTCGAATCCGTCGCGAAGAGCCCCGACACCCCGGTCCTCATTCTCGGGCCCACGGGAACGGGGAAGGAGCTGGTCGCGGCCGCCATCCATTACCGGAGCCCGAACTTCCGCGGACCGCTGGTGAGCGTCAACTGCGCGGCCATCCCGAGGGAGCTGCTGGAAAGCGAGCTCTTCGGGTACGAGAAGGGCGCTTTCACCGGCGCCGCGCACACCGGGAAGAAGGGGCTGGTGGAGGAGGCGTCGGGCGGGACGCTGTTCCTCGACGAGGTCGGGGACCTGAGCCCCGAGGCCCAGTCGAAACTGCTCCGCTTCCTGGAGGACGGGGAGTTCTACCGCGTCGGAGGGACGCGCCGCTTCCGCGCCTCCGCCCGGGTGGTTTCGGCCACGAACAAGGCGATCGAGGAGCTGATGGAGAAGGGTTCTTTCCGCGAGGATCTGTACTACCGCCTCGCTGTCGTGCGGGTCGCCGTCCCCGCCCTTGCGCAACGGCCGGACGACATCCTGCCGATCGCACGCCACTTCCTCGTCGAGTTCTCCGGGAAGTTCGGGAGGGCCGTCGCCGGTTTCTCCCCCGAGGCCGAGGAGTCGCTCCTGTCCCACGCGTGGGAGGGGAACGTGCGGGAGCTCCGCAACGTAGTGGAGCGGGCGGTCCTGACCGGGAAGGGAACCCAAGTGTCGGCTGCGGACCTTCGGCTCGGTCCGGGAGGGGCTGGAGCGCGGCCCGCCGGAACCGGAAACGGGATCCCGGCGCCGCCCCTTTCGTCCTCCGGGGTGAACCTTGCGTCGATACTCGAATCGATCGAAAAGCGATATATCGGCGATGCGCTTCGGCTCGCCGGGGGGAACGAGACCAGGGCGGCCCAGCTGCTGGCCATCAACTACCACACGTTCCGTTACCGAAGGAGGAAGCTTGGCCTCTGA
- a CDS encoding response regulator, whose protein sequence is MPGRLAGARIAIIEDDTLLRESLALFLRVRGGHVETYGSAEEAGEAVTQGRFDAVISDYLLPGENGLSFLRKVLKSSESAGTVLITAHAGKDMSKEALAAGIHTFLTKPFSTKELEAALERILERRGAGRDGAIEAT, encoded by the coding sequence ATGCCGGGACGATTGGCCGGGGCAAGGATAGCGATCATCGAGGACGACACGCTGCTTCGGGAATCCCTGGCGCTCTTCCTGCGGGTCAGGGGTGGGCATGTGGAGACGTACGGCAGCGCCGAGGAAGCCGGTGAGGCGGTAACGCAAGGCAGGTTCGACGCGGTGATCAGCGACTACCTGCTCCCTGGGGAAAACGGGCTCTCGTTCCTCCGCAAGGTCCTGAAGTCTTCGGAAAGCGCGGGAACCGTCCTGATCACCGCGCACGCCGGGAAGGACATGTCGAAAGAGGCGTTGGCCGCGGGGATCCACACCTTCCTCACGAAGCCGTTTTCCACGAAGGAACTCGAAGCGGCCCTGGAGCGGATCCTCGAACGGAGGGGGGCGGGACGGGATGGGGCCATTGAGGCGACATGA
- the gspE gene encoding type II secretion system ATPase GspE: protein MGAPVIGRKVFNERLLSSLSVPSAEQPQLTGLARTEGAAFPRLLVARGLVSPERLRSAYQELCGIPAFRNDPEAERPATGDALPLSFLRARMLFPLSLDDGTLTVAMADPLDADAREAVAKATGKRVEVVAGTEEEIREAIEKAYGEAGSSMGSLVEQVGDESPGTTGDERVEQLIGVASEAPIIRLVNFVMARAIERGASDIHLEPYEKVLRVRYRIDGILEDVESPPRRLQTAIISRVKIMSRLNIAESRLPQDGRVKLRIGGKEIDFRVSTIPTLHGESVVIRILDQASVPLDMGTLGFFPDTLSAFRPMVSAPYGMILVTGPTGSGKTTTLYAALQEIKSPGRKIITIEDPVEYQIPGVVQIQVKPQIGLTFASGLRSIVRQDPDVILVGEIRDRETAEIAIHSALTGHMVLSTLHTNDAPGAVTRLLEMGVEEYLLPSCLVGVLAQRLVRTVCGGCSAPREVSAALREDLLREAGFVPEGELRQGAGCEACAGTGYRGRSGIFELLPVTGEIRDLILSRADSGTLRAKAVAAGMRQLREDGWEKVKRGITTIEEVLRVTRAG from the coding sequence ATGGGAGCTCCCGTGATCGGCAGAAAGGTTTTCAACGAACGTTTGCTCTCCTCGCTCTCCGTCCCCTCGGCGGAGCAGCCGCAGCTGACCGGGCTCGCGCGGACGGAAGGGGCGGCGTTTCCCCGCCTTCTCGTGGCCCGCGGCCTCGTCTCTCCCGAACGACTGCGCAGCGCCTACCAGGAGCTTTGCGGCATCCCGGCCTTCCGGAACGATCCCGAAGCGGAGCGTCCCGCCACGGGCGACGCCCTCCCGCTTTCCTTCCTGCGCGCAAGGATGCTTTTTCCCCTGTCGCTGGACGACGGCACGCTCACCGTCGCAATGGCCGATCCGCTGGACGCGGACGCAAGGGAGGCCGTGGCCAAGGCCACGGGGAAGCGCGTGGAGGTCGTGGCCGGGACCGAGGAGGAGATCCGCGAGGCGATCGAGAAGGCGTACGGGGAGGCCGGCTCCTCGATGGGGAGTCTGGTCGAGCAGGTCGGGGACGAATCGCCCGGGACGACCGGCGACGAACGGGTGGAGCAGCTGATCGGCGTCGCCTCCGAGGCGCCCATCATCCGGCTGGTGAACTTCGTCATGGCGCGGGCGATCGAGCGCGGCGCGAGCGACATCCACCTGGAGCCGTACGAGAAGGTGCTCCGCGTCCGCTACCGCATCGACGGGATCCTGGAGGACGTGGAGTCCCCGCCGCGGCGCCTGCAGACGGCCATCATCTCCCGCGTGAAGATCATGTCGCGGCTCAACATCGCGGAGAGCCGGCTCCCGCAGGACGGGCGCGTGAAACTGCGCATCGGGGGCAAGGAGATCGATTTCCGCGTCTCGACCATTCCCACGCTCCACGGGGAGAGCGTGGTCATCCGCATCCTCGACCAGGCTTCCGTGCCGCTCGACATGGGGACGCTCGGCTTCTTCCCCGACACGCTCTCGGCGTTCCGTCCGATGGTGTCGGCCCCGTACGGGATGATCCTGGTCACCGGTCCCACCGGCAGCGGGAAGACGACCACCCTCTACGCGGCCCTCCAGGAGATCAAGTCTCCGGGGCGAAAGATCATCACCATCGAGGACCCGGTCGAATACCAGATTCCCGGGGTGGTCCAGATCCAGGTGAAGCCGCAGATCGGGCTGACCTTCGCATCGGGGCTCCGGTCGATCGTCCGGCAGGACCCCGACGTCATACTGGTCGGAGAGATCCGCGACCGCGAGACCGCGGAAATCGCGATCCACTCGGCCCTCACGGGTCACATGGTCCTTTCCACATTGCACACCAACGACGCCCCCGGGGCGGTTACCCGGCTCCTCGAGATGGGGGTCGAGGAGTACCTCCTGCCGTCGTGCCTGGTCGGCGTCCTCGCGCAGCGGCTCGTACGCACGGTCTGCGGCGGCTGCTCGGCCCCCCGGGAAGTTTCGGCCGCGCTCCGGGAGGATCTGCTCCGGGAGGCCGGATTCGTTCCGGAGGGGGAGCTGCGGCAAGGCGCAGGGTGCGAGGCGTGCGCCGGCACCGGCTACCGCGGCCGGTCGGGGATCTTCGAGCTGCTCCCGGTGACCGGGGAGATCCGGGACCTCATTCTCTCCCGGGCGGACTCCGGAACGTTGCGCGCGAAGGCGGTCGCCGCCGGGATGCGGCAGCTGCGGGAAGACGGCTGGGAGAAGGTGAAGCGCGGCATCACCACGATCGAGGAAGTCCTCCGGGTCACCCGCGCGGGCTAG
- a CDS encoding type II secretion system F family protein, whose translation MAVFGYRVTDVVGKVTEGVIEAAGERAARDRLREMNLVPIRVWAASAGVERRDGSAPAAGIRGPRKDLLPFLHGFRTLLVAGVPIDRALEMMADLYRGGPMGAVAVFLLREVRSGSSLSDAMRKSPGAPFSRFLVQMVQAGQSTGRLEEALDQAYRFMERARDFRSNLLGSLLYPAILLAASVVSVILLVVFVVPRFAGVFASSGVLLPLPTRALLAFSSFLSGNILYLLAASAALVALFRSWLARPESRREWDRGMMKWPLVGATVTALETSRVMRSLSSLLSGGVPILPAFVIAREVSGNAAIREGMEAARVRVQGGAKVARALEETTPFPPMALQMIAVGEETGRLEEMLASVADAFEDQARRSLKNFLTILEPAVILAMGLLVGFIVFSMFLAIFRLNEVPF comes from the coding sequence ATGGCCGTCTTCGGATACAGGGTCACCGATGTCGTGGGGAAGGTGACGGAAGGGGTGATCGAGGCGGCCGGGGAGCGCGCCGCCAGGGATCGCCTCCGGGAGATGAACCTCGTCCCGATCCGCGTCTGGGCCGCATCGGCGGGCGTGGAGCGGAGGGACGGCTCCGCCCCCGCTGCCGGGATCCGCGGCCCGAGGAAGGACCTTCTCCCGTTCCTTCACGGTTTCCGGACCCTGCTGGTCGCCGGCGTGCCGATCGACCGCGCGCTCGAGATGATGGCCGACCTGTACCGCGGCGGGCCGATGGGCGCGGTGGCGGTCTTCCTCCTCCGGGAGGTCCGCTCCGGAAGCTCCCTCTCCGACGCGATGCGGAAAAGCCCCGGCGCCCCCTTCAGCCGCTTCCTCGTGCAGATGGTCCAGGCGGGGCAGTCGACCGGCCGGCTCGAGGAGGCGCTCGACCAGGCGTACCGGTTCATGGAGCGGGCGCGGGATTTCCGATCCAACCTGCTCGGGTCGCTCCTCTATCCGGCGATCCTGCTGGCCGCTTCCGTCGTCTCGGTGATCCTCCTGGTCGTCTTTGTCGTTCCCCGGTTCGCCGGGGTGTTCGCCTCCTCGGGGGTTCTCCTTCCGCTCCCGACGCGGGCGCTCCTCGCGTTCAGCTCGTTCCTCTCCGGGAACATCCTCTACCTTCTCGCGGCGTCGGCCGCCCTCGTCGCGCTGTTCCGTTCCTGGCTCGCCCGCCCCGAATCGCGCAGGGAATGGGACCGGGGGATGATGAAGTGGCCGCTCGTCGGCGCCACCGTCACCGCGCTGGAAACCTCCCGCGTCATGCGCTCCCTGTCGTCGCTGCTGTCGGGCGGGGTCCCGATCCTTCCCGCCTTCGTCATCGCGCGCGAAGTCAGCGGAAACGCGGCGATCCGGGAGGGGATGGAGGCGGCGAGGGTGCGCGTGCAGGGCGGCGCCAAGGTGGCCCGGGCGCTCGAGGAGACGACCCCCTTCCCCCCGATGGCGCTCCAGATGATCGCCGTGGGGGAGGAGACGGGACGTCTCGAGGAGATGCTGGCGTCGGTCGCCGACGCCTTCGAGGACCAGGCCCGGCGGAGCCTGAAGAACTTCCTCACCATCCTCGAGCCGGCCGTGATCCTGGCGATGGGGCTCCTCGTCGGGTTCATCGTCTTCTCGATGTTCCTGGCGATCTTCCGGCTGAACGAGGTGCCGTTCTGA
- a CDS encoding prepilin-type N-terminal cleavage/methylation domain-containing protein: MPWRKAFTLLEMVVVLALVGILAALVAPSFSRTIASSRLRSAASGVRGTFTKARAMAVAGARERAVTFDRESGEYGIDNDAVRRLPETIRFAEPDGAGEGDGGGPVKVRFFADGSAEEAEIRVVAEDGGGLKVTVEPLTGIAEAGS, from the coding sequence ATGCCGTGGCGGAAGGCGTTCACGCTGCTCGAGATGGTCGTGGTGCTTGCGCTGGTCGGAATCCTGGCCGCGCTGGTCGCCCCTTCCTTCTCCCGCACGATCGCGTCCTCCCGGCTGCGCTCCGCGGCCTCCGGCGTGCGGGGGACCTTCACGAAGGCCCGCGCGATGGCGGTCGCCGGGGCGCGGGAGCGGGCGGTGACGTTCGACCGCGAGAGCGGGGAGTACGGGATCGACAACGACGCGGTCCGCCGTCTTCCGGAGACGATCCGGTTCGCGGAACCAGACGGCGCGGGGGAGGGGGACGGCGGCGGGCCCGTGAAGGTGCGGTTCTTCGCCGACGGCAGCGCGGAGGAGGCGGAGATCCGGGTGGTGGCGGAAGACGGCGGCGGCCTGAAGGTCACGGTCG